The Paenibacillus sophorae genome has a segment encoding these proteins:
- a CDS encoding sensor domain-containing diguanylate cyclase, giving the protein MSINLRTIFAGAFAAVIILLTVLLSYLIGNESSKTAEVTNGKSLAEAAYQMSYSLDHFMWTRAGEVEVLSKLDAFQEPVDEEEIAELLNQLKESLPVFTWIGYADTKGNILSATGEIQEGSSLEEQPVFQNGIKSPYIGDVHDGAFLAEILPNPSGERLQFVDIGVPVKDKSGRSLGVLAAHLSWEWARQVESSILTPLEERVEGAEVYVISNNDIILLGPSGQVGKQMSDPALRLARQGKNSWLNEEHKGSQSYLTGYAYGDGEMDYPGLGWSVIIRQPADIALASVRKLQNNIVLMGMAVAVLFGIAGWLLAGWIIRPLQRITESADLLSSGGEAEIPEFNRIKDLSILSRSLRNLVNKLTRVEPEPFYMSDMTRHDPLTGLPNRTALDDYLAHAVNKAKRNRSTLSFLYLGLDGFKKVNETLGHKTGDKLLQEVSFRLLESTRENEMITRIGGDEFVVILHTSAAKPMQEAEVVAKRIIDKINQPFVIDGEIVHVGCSIGAAVWSPENQDTSEILRLADDAHYISKRSGKNRITFETAV; this is encoded by the coding sequence GTGTCTATAAATTTGCGGACCATATTCGCAGGTGCGTTTGCAGCCGTTATTATTTTGTTGACCGTGCTGCTCAGTTATTTGATTGGCAACGAATCCTCCAAGACCGCAGAAGTCACCAATGGAAAATCGCTGGCGGAAGCGGCCTATCAGATGTCGTATAGTCTGGACCACTTCATGTGGACGCGGGCCGGGGAAGTAGAGGTGCTGAGCAAGCTTGATGCTTTCCAGGAGCCTGTGGATGAGGAGGAGATTGCCGAACTTCTGAATCAACTGAAAGAAAGTTTGCCTGTATTTACCTGGATAGGTTATGCGGATACAAAAGGCAACATTCTGTCGGCAACCGGCGAAATTCAGGAAGGCAGCAGCCTGGAGGAGCAGCCCGTCTTTCAAAATGGGATCAAGTCTCCCTACATCGGCGATGTCCATGATGGCGCGTTTTTAGCAGAAATCCTGCCCAATCCAAGCGGAGAACGGCTTCAATTCGTGGATATTGGCGTACCCGTTAAGGACAAAAGCGGTCGGTCCTTAGGCGTACTGGCGGCGCATCTTAGCTGGGAGTGGGCCCGTCAGGTCGAATCCTCTATTTTGACCCCTCTTGAAGAACGGGTGGAGGGTGCCGAGGTCTATGTCATCAGCAATAATGACATTATTCTGCTTGGACCAAGCGGTCAGGTTGGCAAGCAAATGTCGGACCCAGCGCTGCGGCTGGCGCGTCAGGGCAAAAACTCCTGGCTCAATGAAGAACACAAGGGAAGTCAATCTTATTTAACAGGTTACGCTTATGGAGACGGCGAAATGGACTATCCTGGTCTCGGTTGGTCCGTGATTATCCGTCAGCCGGCGGATATCGCTTTGGCCTCCGTACGCAAGCTGCAAAATAATATTGTTCTGATGGGGATGGCTGTTGCCGTTCTGTTCGGTATTGCAGGATGGTTACTCGCCGGATGGATTATCCGTCCGCTTCAGCGTATCACCGAGAGCGCCGATCTGCTTAGTTCGGGTGGCGAGGCGGAGATTCCCGAGTTTAACCGGATTAAGGATCTGTCTATACTCTCTCGATCGCTGCGCAATCTTGTCAATAAACTAACCCGAGTGGAGCCGGAGCCGTTCTATATGTCTGACATGACGAGGCATGATCCGCTCACGGGACTGCCTAATCGAACAGCTCTTGACGACTATTTGGCTCATGCGGTAAACAAAGCCAAACGGAACCGCTCGACATTAAGCTTCTTGTACCTGGGTTTGGACGGATTCAAGAAGGTGAACGAGACACTGGGACATAAAACAGGCGACAAGCTGCTGCAAGAGGTATCCTTCCGTCTGCTGGAATCGACCCGGGAAAATGAGATGATCACGCGAATAGGAGGGGATGAGTTCGTGGTCATCCTGCATACGTCGGCTGCGAAGCCCATGCAGGAAGCTGAAGTCGTAGCCAAACGTATCATTGACAAGATCAACCAACCTTTCGTAATCGACGGGGAAATCGTCCATGTCGGCTGTAGCATAGGCGCCGCAGTCTGGAGTCCTGAGAACCAGGATACTAGCGAAATATTGCGTTTAGCGGACGATGCACACTATATATCCAAGCGGAGCGGCAAGAACCGGATTACATTTGAGACCGCGGTATAA
- a CDS encoding YjcZ family sporulation protein gives MGEVAGGYGGWGTSTGTILVLFILLVIITRTFMY, from the coding sequence ATGGGTGAAGTTGCTGGAGGATACGGTGGCTGGGGAACATCTACAGGAACGATTCTGGTATTGTTTATTCTGCTTGTCATTATTACCCGTACTTTTATGTATTAA
- a CDS encoding anthranilate phosphoribosyltransferase: protein MINILKEVARGKRGARDLNYEEAAAAAEAILSQTATPAQIGAFLIAERIKLESVEELEAFVSVCRSYAVREPLHEGIDCAGPYDGRLRSFAATFPTAFLLAAAGLPVTLHGSASLPPKWGITLQDIIMEADIPAPSLTRTSSIHAASRSGVLYVSSEEWCPPLGRIRGIREEIGMRTILNTVEKLVDYSCSPFIVFGIYHNTVFDRLSRLLIKLGYRKALIVQGPEGSEDLYIDRPTRVYTVENGDSGLDIIDPEALGLDTPVPDLDWNARLQLVTAEAVLRGGGHLAFYNQVLLNGAVRLHLAGRVGSIEEGVYTCKDLLDGGKAWEAYSVWKNALLSEPPVTHPV, encoded by the coding sequence ATGATTAACATACTTAAAGAAGTCGCCAGAGGCAAAAGGGGCGCTCGCGATCTAAACTATGAAGAAGCTGCCGCTGCCGCAGAGGCGATTCTTAGCCAGACCGCCACACCAGCCCAGATTGGCGCGTTCCTGATCGCCGAACGGATCAAGCTCGAAAGTGTGGAGGAGTTGGAGGCATTTGTGTCCGTCTGCCGCAGCTACGCCGTGCGTGAACCCCTGCACGAGGGTATAGACTGCGCCGGTCCTTATGACGGTCGCCTCCGCTCTTTTGCCGCGACCTTTCCAACCGCCTTTCTGCTTGCCGCCGCAGGACTGCCGGTAACACTGCACGGATCCGCTTCGCTTCCTCCGAAATGGGGAATCACGCTGCAGGATATTATCATGGAAGCGGATATTCCCGCTCCCTCACTTACCCGTACAAGCTCTATTCATGCCGCCAGCCGCAGCGGAGTGTTGTATGTAAGCTCGGAGGAATGGTGTCCGCCGCTAGGGCGTATCCGGGGAATCCGCGAGGAGATCGGTATGCGGACCATTTTGAACACCGTGGAGAAACTGGTTGACTACTCCTGTTCCCCCTTCATCGTGTTCGGAATTTATCATAACACGGTATTTGACCGTCTCTCGAGACTTCTGATCAAGCTTGGCTATCGCAAAGCCCTGATCGTTCAGGGGCCCGAAGGGTCGGAAGATCTGTATATCGACCGCCCTACCCGGGTGTACACGGTAGAGAACGGCGATTCGGGACTTGATATTATAGATCCCGAGGCACTGGGGCTGGACACTCCCGTTCCGGATCTCGACTGGAATGCCCGTCTTCAGTTGGTGACTGCGGAAGCCGTGCTCCGGGGCGGCGGCCATCTCGCTTTCTACAATCAAGTTCTGCTCAACGGCGCCGTCCGATTGCACTTGGCCGGGCGCGTCGGCTCCATCGAGGAGGGCGTCTACACCTGCAAGGATCTTCTGGACGGCGGCAAGGCGTGGGAGGCATACAGCGTCTGGAAGAACGCGCTGCTTAGCGAACCTCCTGTAACCCATCCGGTATAA
- a CDS encoding ANTAR domain-containing response regulator, which yields MHSLLVVYSRLNGNSPDKTAAGSKPELLLRSCGYIVEVAASREEAVSLIADVDASILCLPITEFKQWADLLMSCKTAPIIWWCTEETSTLSVSACEDNVMADGVLSPSMQPHEIHWGLHFGAKQCFERKQWMKEKEQLLSRLEERKWIEMAKGILSKAKNIPESEAYDLLRKQAMNERKRMVDVATSIVKVYRMLQDQI from the coding sequence ATGCATTCCCTGTTGGTTGTATATAGCAGGCTGAACGGAAACTCTCCGGACAAGACCGCTGCCGGGTCCAAGCCGGAACTCCTTCTCAGATCCTGCGGCTATATTGTTGAAGTGGCCGCTTCCCGGGAAGAAGCCGTCTCTCTGATTGCCGATGTTGACGCTTCCATACTTTGTCTGCCGATTACGGAGTTCAAACAATGGGCGGATCTTTTGATGTCGTGCAAGACCGCTCCTATCATATGGTGGTGTACAGAGGAGACCTCCACCCTCTCTGTATCCGCTTGCGAGGACAACGTCATGGCGGATGGCGTTCTGTCTCCGTCCATGCAGCCTCACGAAATCCACTGGGGCCTTCATTTCGGGGCCAAACAGTGCTTTGAACGGAAGCAGTGGATGAAAGAGAAAGAGCAGCTCCTCTCCCGTCTCGAAGAAAGAAAATGGATAGAGATGGCTAAGGGCATCCTCTCCAAAGCCAAAAATATTCCCGAATCCGAAGCATATGATCTTCTGCGCAAGCAGGCGATGAACGAACGCAAACGGATGGTCGATGTCGCGACCTCGATCGTTAAGGTCTACCGAATGCTTCAGGATCAAATATAA
- the nirB gene encoding nitrite reductase large subunit NirB: MTLFRKKLVLVGNGMAGVRAIEHLLKLAPDAYEITIFGAEPHPNYNRIMLSSVLAGGTDLSEIVINDYEWYRSHNITLYTGHQIESIDTVNKKVRSDLGVEAAYDELILATGSDPFMLPLPGADKEGVIAFRDIKDCQIMMETSKTYKKALVIGGGLLGLEAARGLLHLGMEVSVVHIHHYIMERQLDMEAAVMLQRELEAQGMKFLLSKQSEAILGKKRVKSLLFADGSSAEADLIVMAVGIRPNTALAKKSGIAVNRGIVVNDYMETNIPGVYAIGECAEHRGIAYGLVAPLYEQGAVLAKRLAGVQGQGYEGSVTSTKLKVSGVDVFSAGQYDEPAGSRALRYQDEISGVYKKLVISEDKLIGAVLFGDTADGAQLFSLIKSSESIQGKERSLLLGLPDDALKSSPSARLEAMADDEIICGCNGVSKGAIAEAITTGGCTSVGQIKACTKASASCGGCKPLVEGLLELYAGDAAVKVKEGICGCTTLGRDEIVAEIKRMKLKTVKEVMNVLEWTNEEGCSKCRPSLNYYLGMLWPEEYVDEKESRITNERYHANIQKDGTFSVVPRIYGGVTSPGELKKIAEVAEKFDVPMVKFTGGQRLDLLGVKKEDLPKIWEELDMPSGHAYGKTLRTVKTCVGSTFCRFGTQDSIGMGIRLEKEFERLNTPAKVKLAVSGCPRNCAEATIKDFGVVAIDGGWELHVGGNGGVHVRATDLLCVVKTEDEVVEWASAFLQYYRENASWNERTSNWVERVGLDSIKAALDNREDRLALGQRIRTALSVTTDPWKQIVAERELRKNFEPISPIETA; this comes from the coding sequence TTGACATTATTCCGTAAAAAACTGGTACTCGTCGGCAATGGCATGGCAGGTGTGCGTGCAATTGAACATCTGCTGAAACTGGCTCCCGATGCGTATGAAATCACGATTTTCGGCGCCGAGCCGCATCCGAACTATAACCGGATTATGCTTTCCTCCGTTCTCGCTGGGGGAACAGATCTATCCGAAATCGTAATTAACGATTATGAGTGGTATCGCAGCCATAATATTACCTTGTATACGGGCCACCAGATCGAAAGCATCGATACTGTGAACAAAAAGGTGCGTTCCGATCTTGGGGTTGAGGCGGCATATGATGAACTAATTCTGGCTACCGGCTCCGATCCGTTCATGCTTCCTCTTCCGGGTGCAGATAAAGAAGGAGTTATTGCTTTTCGCGATATCAAGGACTGCCAGATTATGATGGAAACCTCCAAAACCTATAAAAAAGCCCTTGTCATCGGCGGAGGACTGCTTGGACTCGAAGCGGCCCGCGGACTGCTGCATCTGGGAATGGAAGTATCCGTCGTGCATATCCATCACTATATCATGGAAAGACAGCTCGACATGGAAGCAGCGGTTATGCTGCAAAGAGAGCTGGAAGCTCAAGGCATGAAATTCCTGCTAAGCAAGCAGTCGGAGGCCATTCTTGGCAAAAAGCGTGTGAAAAGCCTGTTGTTCGCCGACGGCAGTTCAGCTGAAGCCGATCTGATCGTGATGGCGGTCGGAATCCGGCCGAATACCGCGCTTGCTAAAAAAAGCGGCATTGCCGTCAATCGCGGCATCGTCGTTAACGATTATATGGAAACTAATATTCCGGGCGTCTACGCCATCGGGGAATGCGCGGAGCATCGGGGGATTGCTTACGGTCTCGTCGCCCCGCTGTATGAGCAGGGGGCTGTTCTCGCCAAACGGCTGGCGGGCGTCCAGGGGCAGGGCTACGAGGGCTCGGTAACCTCCACGAAGCTGAAAGTGTCAGGCGTCGATGTCTTCTCCGCAGGACAGTATGACGAACCTGCAGGGTCGCGTGCGCTTCGCTATCAGGATGAGATCAGCGGAGTCTATAAGAAGCTTGTTATAAGTGAGGACAAGCTGATCGGCGCGGTGCTGTTCGGTGACACGGCGGATGGCGCGCAGCTGTTCTCCCTGATCAAGAGCAGCGAATCGATCCAGGGCAAAGAAAGATCTCTGCTGCTCGGACTGCCGGACGACGCGCTGAAATCTTCTCCGTCCGCCCGGCTGGAAGCAATGGCGGATGATGAAATTATCTGCGGCTGCAACGGCGTATCCAAGGGGGCGATTGCGGAAGCCATTACTACTGGCGGCTGCACAAGCGTAGGGCAAATTAAGGCCTGTACCAAAGCGTCGGCGTCATGCGGAGGCTGCAAGCCGCTGGTGGAAGGTCTGCTGGAGCTGTATGCGGGCGATGCGGCGGTCAAGGTCAAGGAAGGCATCTGCGGCTGTACGACGCTTGGGCGCGACGAAATCGTAGCCGAGATCAAACGGATGAAGCTCAAGACGGTCAAGGAAGTTATGAATGTGCTCGAATGGACCAATGAGGAAGGCTGCTCGAAATGCCGCCCTTCCCTGAACTACTATCTCGGCATGCTGTGGCCGGAGGAATATGTGGACGAGAAGGAATCACGGATCACGAACGAACGCTATCACGCCAATATTCAGAAGGACGGTACCTTTTCCGTCGTTCCCCGGATATATGGCGGCGTAACTTCCCCGGGCGAGCTGAAAAAGATTGCCGAGGTCGCCGAGAAGTTCGACGTTCCAATGGTGAAGTTTACAGGGGGACAAAGACTTGACCTTCTTGGTGTCAAAAAAGAAGATCTTCCAAAAATTTGGGAAGAGCTCGACATGCCTTCAGGCCATGCGTACGGCAAAACGCTGCGTACGGTCAAGACCTGCGTCGGGTCCACCTTCTGCCGGTTCGGCACCCAGGATTCCATAGGCATGGGCATTCGGCTGGAGAAAGAGTTCGAGCGGCTGAACACACCGGCCAAGGTTAAGCTTGCCGTGTCCGGCTGTCCCCGCAACTGTGCGGAAGCAACGATCAAGGATTTCGGCGTTGTCGCGATCGACGGCGGCTGGGAGCTTCATGTCGGCGGCAACGGCGGCGTGCATGTCCGGGCAACGGATCTGCTGTGCGTCGTGAAGACGGAGGACGAGGTTGTCGAATGGGCGAGCGCGTTCCTTCAATACTACCGCGAAAATGCCAGCTGGAACGAGAGAACCTCCAATTGGGTGGAACGGGTAGGATTGGACAGTATCAAGGCGGCGCTTGATAACCGAGAAGACAGGCTGGCGCTGGGGCAAAGAATCCGTACGGCGCTCAGCGTGACCACTGACCCGTGGAAGCAAATCGTGGCGGAAAGGGAGCTCCGCAAAAATTTCGAGCCGATCTCTCCAATTGAGACGGCATAA
- the nirD gene encoding nitrite reductase small subunit NirD, with product MTKMHIGNVADIDRKGSRTLKVNGMEIALFRLSDGEVLAVENKCPHKGGTLSEGMVCGSKVHCPLHDWRIDLHTGKVEDPDTGCVPTFEVEVDPVTGAVYLTV from the coding sequence ATGACCAAAATGCATATCGGCAACGTAGCGGACATCGACCGCAAGGGCTCGCGGACCCTAAAAGTAAATGGCATGGAAATCGCCTTGTTCCGCCTGTCGGATGGAGAGGTGCTGGCTGTGGAGAACAAATGCCCGCATAAAGGCGGCACCCTGTCGGAAGGGATGGTCTGTGGCAGCAAGGTCCACTGTCCGCTGCATGACTGGCGCATCGATCTTCATACCGGCAAGGTTGAGGACCCGGACACGGGATGCGTGCCCACCTTTGAAGTTGAGGTAGATCCGGTCACAGGAGCCGTTTATCTAACGGTCTAA
- the cobA gene encoding uroporphyrinogen-III C-methyltransferase yields MKTGSISIVGAGPGDPELITVKAVRRIREADVVLYDRLVSEDLLDYARPDARLIYCGKAPGQHSMSQEQIEHVMIHHARQGHKVVRLKGGDPFVFGRGGEEALAAAEAGITWEVVPGVTSAVGAAAAAGIPLTHRGVAASFAVVTGSRCGDHETPVDWEHLARGVDTIAVYMGVGRLGQICGELLRHGKERSTPVALIENGTTSRQRTVIGTLDNIEQLASAFLIGNPAMIIIGEVVKVKEQLMKWVSAPSEQFG; encoded by the coding sequence ATGAAGACCGGAAGCATATCCATAGTCGGAGCGGGTCCGGGAGACCCGGAATTGATCACAGTAAAGGCGGTGCGCCGCATCCGGGAAGCTGATGTCGTGCTGTATGACAGGCTCGTGTCTGAGGACTTGCTGGACTATGCGAGGCCCGATGCGCGTCTCATTTACTGCGGAAAAGCGCCGGGTCAGCATTCCATGTCCCAGGAGCAAATCGAGCATGTAATGATCCACCATGCCCGTCAAGGCCATAAGGTCGTTAGGTTGAAGGGAGGCGATCCGTTCGTTTTTGGCAGGGGCGGGGAGGAGGCGCTGGCCGCTGCCGAAGCCGGGATCACCTGGGAAGTAGTGCCGGGTGTCACTTCCGCAGTCGGTGCTGCAGCAGCCGCAGGCATTCCGCTTACACACCGCGGCGTCGCAGCTTCCTTTGCCGTTGTGACCGGCAGCCGCTGCGGGGATCATGAGACGCCTGTGGACTGGGAGCATCTTGCCCGCGGCGTGGATACGATAGCCGTATACATGGGCGTCGGCCGTCTCGGACAAATCTGTGGGGAGCTGCTGCGCCATGGAAAGGAAAGATCAACGCCGGTGGCGCTGATCGAGAACGGAACGACGAGCCGGCAACGTACGGTCATCGGAACACTGGACAATATCGAACAGCTGGCATCCGCGTTCCTGATCGGCAATCCGGCGATGATCATCATTGGAGAAGTCGTGAAGGTGAAAGAGCAGCTGATGAAATGGGTATCGGCTCCTAGTGAACAATTCGGATAA
- a CDS encoding SOS response-associated peptidase: MCGRYTITVTMEELMLEYYTQDVTIVNYAPKYNAAPMQYIPAVIRSGAGNRIGQLRWGLVPSWAKDDKSGSKMINIRAETLTDKPSFRRLLSSRRCVIPADGFYEWRNQGSSKQPMRIMMRDGGIFSLAGIYDIWVDADEKKLATCAIITTEPNDLTAEIHNRMPVILRPEDVDQWLDRSNHDVDRLAKLLKPFDAEKMKAYPVSTKVGNVRNDSKDLINEV; the protein is encoded by the coding sequence ATGTGCGGACGCTACACGATAACGGTTACAATGGAAGAGCTTATGCTAGAATACTACACCCAGGACGTGACGATCGTTAATTACGCTCCAAAATATAATGCCGCGCCCATGCAGTATATCCCTGCCGTAATCAGGAGCGGTGCCGGTAACCGAATTGGACAACTGCGCTGGGGCCTTGTTCCTTCCTGGGCGAAGGATGACAAGTCCGGCAGCAAAATGATCAATATCCGCGCGGAGACGCTGACGGACAAACCATCGTTTAGACGGCTTCTGTCCTCGCGGCGCTGCGTTATTCCGGCAGACGGATTTTATGAATGGCGCAATCAGGGATCAAGCAAGCAGCCGATGCGAATTATGATGCGTGACGGCGGTATTTTTTCGCTGGCCGGAATTTATGATATATGGGTGGATGCGGATGAAAAAAAGCTCGCCACTTGCGCCATCATTACTACGGAGCCCAATGATCTGACAGCGGAAATCCATAACCGGATGCCTGTAATTCTTCGTCCGGAAGATGTCGATCAATGGCTGGATCGGAGTAATCATGATGTTGACCGTCTTGCCAAACTGCTGAAGCCGTTCGATGCCGAGAAAATGAAAGCATATCCCGTCTCCACGAAGGTCGGCAATGTGCGTAATGATTCAAAAGATTTAATAAATGAAGTTTAG
- a CDS encoding CCE_0567 family metalloprotein, whose protein sequence is MEQIVKLKEEIKELNSAAISLQNQLHDLAEGLPLHLEELPELARRTFETFSALAAKRQELKSLKSQQV, encoded by the coding sequence ATGGAGCAAATCGTTAAGCTGAAAGAAGAAATTAAAGAATTGAACAGTGCGGCCATCAGCTTGCAGAACCAGCTTCACGATCTGGCGGAGGGCTTGCCGCTGCATCTGGAAGAACTCCCCGAATTGGCGCGTCGAACCTTTGAGACTTTTAGTGCCTTGGCAGCTAAGAGACAGGAATTGAAGAGTCTGAAATCGCAGCAAGTTTGA
- a CDS encoding glycosyl hydrolase, with product MNDRKLQKLVRSASRLVTDVAWQSEYRNLIKEPANPDISIQARLLLERLFAMQGKGIFTGQHEYLEAPYTYTEHVKVLTGVYPALKGVEFGGITGQTTEQLDNQRQNVIAACKAWHASGGILTASYHAAYPGTAPLWEQVQRKTTQAEFDQIVTPGTALYTALLADMDSVAVYLKQLRDADIPLLWRPYHEMNGDWFWWGRKTNFPALWEIMYDRFVRYHGLNNLLWVWSANANNQWSDDAGRYYVGHDRADVIGMDIYNNDYNQDYYLELLEIGQGKLIAITENGQLPNMTYIRTRQPEYSWFLTWGKDLTGKNSDAVIKSVFEDPYALNRGEEPSPPEAFPPDTTVGDGLLGNYYIGKEFNTLKVTKVIPKVDFNWKKGTTVGDYAMSVRWTGFIKPAYTEMYTLYTNASDGVRLYIDGKLVIDDWTVHSTTENSAAVPLEAGRYYYVKLEYFNNGDPEAAIQLLWSSYGQPKEVIPQSCLYSR from the coding sequence TTGAATGATAGGAAGCTTCAAAAGCTGGTGCGCTCTGCTTCAAGACTTGTCACCGATGTGGCGTGGCAGAGCGAATATAGGAATCTGATCAAGGAGCCGGCAAATCCGGATATCTCCATACAAGCCAGGTTGCTGCTGGAACGTCTGTTCGCTATGCAGGGGAAAGGGATTTTTACCGGACAGCATGAGTATTTGGAGGCTCCGTACACATACACCGAACATGTAAAAGTCCTGACAGGAGTGTATCCCGCTCTGAAAGGAGTGGAATTTGGGGGGATTACCGGACAGACAACAGAACAACTGGACAACCAGCGGCAAAATGTAATTGCTGCCTGCAAAGCCTGGCATGCGTCCGGCGGCATCCTTACAGCATCGTATCATGCCGCTTATCCTGGAACTGCGCCGCTTTGGGAACAAGTTCAGCGTAAGACGACCCAGGCCGAGTTCGACCAAATCGTAACGCCCGGAACGGCACTCTATACAGCCCTGCTTGCTGATATGGACAGCGTAGCGGTCTATCTCAAGCAGCTGCGGGATGCCGATATACCGCTTCTCTGGCGGCCTTATCACGAAATGAACGGAGACTGGTTCTGGTGGGGAAGAAAGACCAATTTCCCGGCACTCTGGGAGATCATGTATGACCGCTTTGTCCGTTATCACGGCCTCAATAACCTGTTATGGGTTTGGAGCGCCAATGCCAACAATCAATGGTCGGATGATGCCGGGCGGTACTATGTCGGCCACGACAGAGCGGATGTGATCGGCATGGATATATACAATAATGATTACAATCAGGACTATTACCTGGAACTGCTTGAAATCGGACAGGGAAAGCTCATCGCCATAACGGAGAACGGCCAACTGCCGAATATGACGTATATAAGAACAAGACAGCCTGAATATTCGTGGTTCCTTACCTGGGGAAAAGATCTGACGGGGAAAAATTCGGACGCGGTGATTAAGAGTGTTTTTGAAGATCCGTACGCTCTGAACCGGGGGGAAGAGCCATCCCCTCCCGAAGCGTTTCCTCCGGACACGACCGTTGGAGACGGGCTGCTGGGCAACTACTATATTGGAAAAGAGTTCAATACACTTAAGGTGACCAAGGTTATCCCAAAAGTGGATTTTAATTGGAAAAAGGGTACGACGGTTGGCGATTATGCAATGTCCGTCAGATGGACCGGCTTTATTAAGCCGGCATATACGGAGATGTACACGTTGTATACCAATGCTTCGGACGGAGTGCGTCTTTATATTGACGGCAAATTGGTAATCGACGATTGGACGGTACACAGTACGACAGAGAATTCAGCAGCGGTGCCGCTGGAAGCCGGGAGATACTACTATGTCAAATTGGAATACTTCAATAATGGTGATCCCGAGGCCGCCATACAACTGTTGTGGTCGAGTTACGGCCAGCCGAAGGAAGTGATTCCGCAATCCTGCTTATATTCCAGGTAG
- the rsmD gene encoding 16S rRNA (guanine(966)-N(2))-methyltransferase RsmD: MNQAVRVVSGTAKGRPLKSVPGTGTRPTTDKVKEAIFSMIGPYFDGGAALDLFAGSGGLGIEALSRGMDSAVFIDMEPKAIDTVRENLKAARLENKAEVYRNDANKALAALEKRGRSFDLVFLDPPYRHKFGDELMAIMAGKGLLRQNAVIVLEHESGYEYPEHISGYSRLRYALYGETAVSIYCYGSGSETDMGEGALE, from the coding sequence GTGAATCAAGCGGTGAGAGTGGTGTCGGGCACAGCCAAGGGAAGACCCTTAAAAAGCGTTCCGGGAACCGGAACACGTCCTACGACCGACAAGGTCAAGGAAGCGATTTTCAGCATGATTGGCCCTTATTTCGATGGAGGCGCGGCCCTGGATTTGTTCGCCGGTAGTGGCGGACTCGGGATCGAAGCCCTGAGCAGAGGGATGGACAGCGCCGTATTTATCGATATGGAGCCGAAGGCAATCGACACGGTGCGGGAGAACCTGAAAGCGGCAAGACTTGAAAATAAGGCCGAGGTTTACCGCAACGATGCGAACAAGGCGCTGGCAGCGCTGGAGAAACGGGGACGGTCGTTCGACCTGGTCTTTTTGGACCCCCCATACCGGCATAAATTCGGGGACGAGCTAATGGCCATAATGGCGGGCAAAGGACTGCTGAGACAAAATGCGGTCATTGTACTGGAGCATGAATCGGGCTATGAATATCCCGAGCATATTTCTGGCTACAGCCGGCTGCGTTATGCATTGTACGGAGAAACAGCGGTATCCATTTACTGTTATGGATCCGGCTCAGAAACCGACATGGGTGAGGGGGCGCTAGAGTGA
- the coaD gene encoding pantetheine-phosphate adenylyltransferase — protein sequence MSLQIREERVAIYPGSFDPVTLGHIDIIERAAKQFDRLIVAVLNNLSKNPLFTVEERADLLRQVTAHLPNVEVDIFRDLLANYIRQKEAHVIVRGIRTVSDFEYELQIATINNKLNSDAETIFMMTNPKYSYLSSSVVKEIGHFGGDLTEFVTPEVERAMRLKFNGNGRE from the coding sequence GTGAGTCTGCAAATAAGAGAGGAAAGAGTCGCAATTTACCCCGGCAGCTTCGATCCGGTGACGCTAGGGCATATTGATATTATTGAGCGGGCGGCGAAGCAGTTTGACCGCCTGATTGTGGCAGTTCTAAATAATTTAAGCAAGAATCCGCTGTTTACGGTGGAGGAGCGCGCCGATCTGCTTCGTCAGGTTACCGCGCATCTTCCCAATGTGGAAGTTGACATCTTCCGGGATTTGCTTGCCAACTATATCAGGCAAAAAGAGGCTCATGTCATCGTGCGCGGCATCCGCACCGTTTCCGATTTCGAATACGAGTTGCAAATCGCCACGATTAACAACAAGCTGAATTCGGACGCAGAAACGATATTTATGATGACGAATCCGAAATACTCGTATCTTAGTTCCAGCGTGGTGAAGGAAATCGGCCACTTCGGCGGTGACTTGACCGAATTTGTGACCCCGGAAGTCGAGCGGGCGATGCGGCTCAAGTTCAACGGGAACGGCCGCGAATAG